One segment of Lytechinus variegatus isolate NC3 chromosome 13, Lvar_3.0, whole genome shotgun sequence DNA contains the following:
- the LOC121426859 gene encoding uncharacterized protein LOC121426859 has protein sequence MASTISRKTSSKKRQNDCTNRPLYRDGRRGTAVKVFTINQESRYLLVHGVPDINVTDELLKLLSLYGKIEEYRTLDESDAEEFTKTHWIKYADISAARVAKRKMDDSSFYGGFLHVTYAPEYETIDDTRKKLQQRRMDIARRLRKLAQERASDEAGSLEIVEASSSTLDTRDRQLDRPSPVTAWMPTPAQEAQSSASSDPPRAAAGGGVDARYGHGHSGNELGNPDQQNEQIPPSLPEPPRRLPPWQWDIPSQPEFPRLRTKHDTLPDGFNPFPDGGGKLNQDKMGPTHQLPSSISAAPSSAFIGPLCPTVGGSVNPALDPDSQCSLLHGQSFRDPGARPKQRSIPSHSGGHLESADHQQTDHQHGQVVGGTDGAQTGQVQGPGSHAGCAGAEYSQIDQRPKLVGRRRLGSNTSGSPDKQAHVAQSKTPCASGLSSQPVFFPRVVSTRTKRSASSIEEDDQQSDHQSSPATGDTSFDRTVSSVRQQMSQVSQAVVSSTGPTSTIQRILIQTRNQERMGLLPRRPPTKRQRI, from the exons GTATTCACAATTAATCAGGAATCCCGCTATCTCCTTGTTCATGGAGTCCCCGACATCAACGTCACAGATGAACTTCTGAAGCTCTTGTCTCTCTACGGGAAGATAGAGGAATACCGTACACTTGACGAGTCAGACGCAGAGGAGTTCACCAAGACGCACTGGATCAAGTATGCAGATATCTCTGCTGCTAG AGTTGCCAAGCGGAAGATGGATGACTCTTCATTCTATGGGGGTTTCCTACATGTCACCTATGCTCCTGAGTACGAGACTATCGATGATACAAGGAAAAAGCTCCAACAAAGGAGAATGGATATAGCAAGAAGACTGAGGAAACTCGCCCAAGAGAGGGCGTCTGATGAAGCTGGCA GTTTGGAAATTGTTGAGGCATCATCATCCACACTGGATACAAGAGATCGTCAGCTTGATAGACCTTCACCTGTGACAGCTTGGATGCCAACTCCAGCTCAAGAAGCCCAGTCATCAGCAAGTTCTGATCCTCCAAGAGCAGCTGCAGGAGGTGGTGTCGATGCGCGCTATGGACATGGTCATTCTGGAAATGAACTTGGAAACCCTGATCAGCAGAATGAGCAGATTCCCCCGTCCCTCCCCGAGCCACCCCGAAGACTACCTCCCTGGCAATGGGACATTCCTAGCCAGCCAGAGTTCCCAAGACTGAGGACTAAACATGACACTCTTCCCGATGGATTCAATCCATTCCCTGATGGGGGTGGTAAGCTAAATCAAGATAAGATGGGACCCACTCATCAGCTTCCATCATCAATATCAGCAGCACCTTCAAGTGCCTTCATTGGACCTTTATGCCCCACGGTGGGTGGTTCAGTCAACCCAGCATTAGATCCAGATTCACAATGTTCTCTGCTGCATGGACAGAGTTTTAGGGACCCTGGTGCAAGACCAAAACAGAGGTCCATCCCTTCTCACTCCGGTGGTCACCTTGAATCCGCAGATCACCAACAAACTGATCATCAGCATGGTCAGGTAGTTGGAGGTACGGATGGTGCTCAAACTGGACAAGTTCAAGGTCCTGGATCCCACGCAGGCTGTGCTGGTGCTGAATATTCACAGATCGACCAGAGACCTAAGCTGGTGGGGAGAAGGAGATTAGGATCCAACACTTCAGGCTCTCCTGACAAGCAAGCACATGTGGCACAAAGCAAGACACCATGTGCTTCTGGTCTCTCAAG CCAGCCAGTCTTTTTTCCTCGTGTCGTCAGTACTAGAACAAAGCGGTCAGCCTCCAGCATAGAGGAAGATGACCAACAGAGTGACCACCAAAGCTCTCCAGCAACAGGGGACACTTCGTTTGATAGGACAGTCAGCTCAGTACGTCAGCAGATGTCCCAG GTATCCCAGGCAGTCGTGAGTAGTACAGGTcctacatctaccatccaaagAATACTGATACAAACCAGAAACCAAGAAAGAATGGGTCTGTTACCACGGAGGCCACCTACCAAGAGACAGAGAATATGA